The following DNA comes from Thalassoglobus sp. JC818.
GCCCACTGGCTGCTTCGCCAACGACACCTATTCACTGCCGCCATACAACAGCTCGAACAGCTCTCAATCAGTGAGCGAAGACAAACTGCTCAGGCGATGCTGCAATGGTCAGGCTTCGGCCTCCACCTGACTCAACCCTGGAAGGTTGTATTGTGTGGGCACCCCAATGTTGGGAAGTCGACTTTGATGAACGCGTTGGTTGGCTATGGCCGATCCGTTGTGTTTGATCAGCCGGGAACGACTCGTGACGTCGTCACTGCATCGACAGCTCTGGAAGGATGGCCAATCGAGTTTGCGGACACAGCAGGACTCCGCGAAACATCTGACCAACTCGAAGCACTTGGAGTTGGAAAGGCTCAGAAGGTTATCGAGCAAGCAGATCTTGCGATCGTCGTTATGGACGCAACATCCGGAATGACGAAAGCGGACGAGACTCTCATCTCACATCAATCCGAGCCACTTGTCGTCTGGAACAAGTCCGACCTGTTGGATGGCACGGCGGATGTTCTCAACGGCCTCTCCATCTCCGCTCAGACAGGAGATGGAGTTAATGAGTTGGCGAAAGCGATCGCGCAGCGCTTAATCCCGGAACTTCCCAACGAGGATCAACCGGTTCCGGTCTCCCAACGGCAACAGGAATTTCTTCGTCAACTTCTTACAGGCGCCTGAAGCACGCGCCTTTTTCAGCCAGCAAAGTCGATCGCACGCGATCAGTATTCTCGTCGTTGTCGCGATGATGGAATATTCATCGCCTGGCGATATTTCGTCACCGTCCGTCGAGCCAGTTGATAACCGTGTTTCGCAAGTTCGGCGACGAGTGCATCGTCGCTGAGAGGGCTCGATTTGTCTTCGCCGTCCACAATCTCTTTGAGTTTCAATCGGATATTTTCCCAGGCAACGTCCTCACCATCGGCGGTCTTCGTCCCGCCTCCGAAGAAACGTTTTAAAGGAAAGATCCCACGTGGTGTGGCGACGTATTTGTCATCGACAGCCCGGGAGACTGTCGTAACATGCACTCCCACGACGTCGGCAACATCCTGCATTTTTAGCGGTTTGATGTGTTCAGGACCGAGCTCGAGAAATTCTGTCTGCTCATCGACAATCGTTTGCGCAACTTTCTTCAGTGTGTTGTATCGCTGTTCGATGGAGTCAATCAGCCACTTGGCCGACTCCACTTTCTTCTTGATGAATTCCTTGGTCGCTTCATCAGGATTCGCTTCCAGCATCTTGATATAACGACGGTTGATTCGAAGCTCAGGAATGTACTCATCGATCAGTTCGATGGTGTATTTGCCGTTGTCATCTTTGACCACTCGCAGGTCCGGAGTCACAGCCTGCACTTCCGGGTTCTCAAACCCGCGACCCGGAAACGGATCGAGCGTTCTCATCTGCTCGATGGCCGACTTGATCGCGTCCATCGAATAACCGGTCTTCCTTTCAATAAGTGGGAGACGGTTTTGCAGAATGTCATCGAGATGATTGGTGATCAAGTTGACCATGATCTCGCGGAGCGGAGTGGTCGGCGTCATCTGCAAAAGCAGGCACTCTTTGAGGTCGCGAGCTCCAACTCCGGGCGGATCAAGACTCTGTACGATCCGCAGCGTTTCTTCAGCATCTTCCAAGTCGATCCGCGATCCGAAAACTTGAACGAGTTCCGGAAGCGAACTTTGCAGGCGCCCGTTGGCATCGAGATTGTGAATCAGGTAATCGCCGAATTCCTGAAGTCGACTCGGCGTATCGCAGTGAAACTGTTCAAGAAGGTGTTCATGCAGGGTCTTCGGACGATTCTCCGCATTAGCCATGACGTCGTGCTGACGATCAAGGTCATCCTGCATTCGATTGCTGGACGGCTTTGACCCTGACGTGTAATTGTCTTCGGGCCACTCCTGAGAGATTTCGACGAGCCGTTCAAAGTCGGAAGCATTGTTCGAATTGTCGTCGCCGAGTTCTCGCTTCTCAATCTCGCCACGAGGAGCATCATCGACCGCCGTCTCTTCGCTCGACGAGTTGGACGACTGTTCGTCCTTCTTCGTGACCTGTTCGAGAACAACGTTCTCT
Coding sequences within:
- a CDS encoding GTPase; this translates as MNQLSSQPEESTFQILTPEGRGAVASLEVTGDLDILNRFFEAANGKPVQDQPVDRIAYGTWNEEDLVIVRTSASTAEIHCHGGHTAVHRIAEQLCQSGIREYVVPLPSELSFEEEFDRLLQLATTRQTAHWLLRQRHLFTAAIQQLEQLSISERRQTAQAMLQWSGFGLHLTQPWKVVLCGHPNVGKSTLMNALVGYGRSVVFDQPGTTRDVVTASTALEGWPIEFADTAGLRETSDQLEALGVGKAQKVIEQADLAIVVMDATSGMTKADETLISHQSEPLVVWNKSDLLDGTADVLNGLSISAQTGDGVNELAKAIAQRLIPELPNEDQPVPVSQRQQEFLRQLLTGA
- the rpoN gene encoding RNA polymerase factor sigma-54, whose protein sequence is MHLNVSQQMKMSQQMKLAPRMIQSMEILQLPLAALQERIDQELSENVVLEQVTKKDEQSSNSSSEETAVDDAPRGEIEKRELGDDNSNNASDFERLVEISQEWPEDNYTSGSKPSSNRMQDDLDRQHDVMANAENRPKTLHEHLLEQFHCDTPSRLQEFGDYLIHNLDANGRLQSSLPELVQVFGSRIDLEDAEETLRIVQSLDPPGVGARDLKECLLLQMTPTTPLREIMVNLITNHLDDILQNRLPLIERKTGYSMDAIKSAIEQMRTLDPFPGRGFENPEVQAVTPDLRVVKDDNGKYTIELIDEYIPELRINRRYIKMLEANPDEATKEFIKKKVESAKWLIDSIEQRYNTLKKVAQTIVDEQTEFLELGPEHIKPLKMQDVADVVGVHVTTVSRAVDDKYVATPRGIFPLKRFFGGGTKTADGEDVAWENIRLKLKEIVDGEDKSSPLSDDALVAELAKHGYQLARRTVTKYRQAMNIPSSRQRREY